A window of Gasterosteus aculeatus chromosome 9, fGasAcu3.hap1.1, whole genome shotgun sequence contains these coding sequences:
- the tbc1d9 gene encoding TBC1 domain family member 9 gives MWLSPEDVLLAGALWITERANPYFILQKRKGHGDGGGGLAGLLVGTLDVVLDSSARMAPYRILYQTPDSLIYWIIAHGTSRKEITEHWEWLEHHLLQTLSIFENENDITTFVKGKVQGIIAEYNKNRDVKEDDDTDKFKEASAKFRKLFGMPEEEKLVNYYSCSYWKGKVPRQGWLYLSINHLCFYSYLLGKEAKLVVRWADITQLEKSATLLMPDAIKVSTRIDAHVFSVFLNINETFKLAEQLANIAMRQLLDNKGFEQDRSLPKLKKSPTKVSALKRDLDARAKSERYRALFRLPKDEKLDGHTDCTLWTPFNKMHILGQMFVSTNYICFTSKEETLCSLIIPLREVTIVEKADSSNVLPSPLSISTKNRMTFLFANLKDRDFLVQRISDFLQQTTSKIYLERELTGSLNSSDDEVYSQPASLLSSSPEGERTFNLNDSSVPTATQALMTMYRRRSPEEFNPKLAKEFLKEQAWKNHFAEYGQGVCMYRTEKTRDLVLKGIPESMRGDLWLLFSGAINEMATHPGYYEDLVEKSMGKYNLATEEIERDLHRSLPEHPAFQNEMGIAALRRVLTAYAFRNPNIGYCQAMNIVTSVLLLYAKEEEAFWLLVALCERMLPDYYNTRVVGALVDQGVFEELAREYVPQLYDCMQDLGVISTISLSWFLTLFLSVMPFESAVVVVDCFFYDGIKVIFQLALSVLHANIHQLLGCKDDGEAMTVLGRYLDSVTNKDSTLPPIPHLHSLLTDNGEPHPEVDIFKLVHSSYEKFGSIRADVIKQMRFKQRLRVIQTIEDTTKRNVVRTIVTETAFSIDELEELYVLFKAEHLTSCYWGGSSNPTERHDPSLPYLEQYRIDVEQFKGLFNLLFPWANGAHSDPLALRFFRLLDQNGDALINFREFINGLGVLCHGDHMEKLKLLYKIHVIPEMRHEPEEPDSAFEATQYFFEDVTPETSLGHDSKCRSERDDGFVRVTFKTEKVKKLNTPEYQQYLKLWNQETKPNLENAKELPRLNQSQFIELCKTLYSMFSEDAAEQELYHATATVTSLLLEMGEVGKLFSSCDDAEEKSGASTCAKAAADSRTRQEAPPGGPGDEQSPPEEDGGREPPPPMQDVKLEDSSPKDAGASSAMLISDDDTSMSSYSVLSAGSHELDEKLQCEDIADDTVLVRGEGEGSGRPAARGLPPSTSIDKDWAITFEQFLASVLTERALVHYFEKPVEVAARITNAKNVRKVGCPPLSTSDYEISLSG, from the exons GTTTGCTGGTTGGGACCCTGGATGTCGTCTTGGACTCCAGTGCTCGGATGGCCCCCTATAGGATCCTGTACCAGACTCCTGACTCCTTAATTTACTGGATCATTGCTCACG GAACCTCCCGTAAAGAGATCACCGAGCACTGGGAATGGCTGGAACACCACCTGCTGCAGACTCTCTCCATCTTTGAGAATGAGAACGACATCACCACCTTCGTCAAAGGCAAAGTGCAG GGCATCATTGCCGAGTACAACAAGAACCGCGACGTCAAAGAGGACGACGACACCGACAAGTTCAAGGAGGCCAGCGCCAAGTTTCGCAAGCTGTTTGGAAtgccggaggaggagaagctggtcAACTATTACTCCTGCAGCTACTGGAAGGGCAAGGTGCCACGACAGGGATGGCTCTACCTCAGCATCAACCACCTCTGCTTCTACTCCTACCTACTTGGGAAAGAAG CAAAACTGGTGGTGCGTTGGGCAGATATCACCCAGCTGGAGAAGAGCGCCACCCTCCTGATGCCCGACGCCATCAAGGTGAGCACCCGCATCGACGCGCACGTCTTCTCAGTCTTCCTCAACATCAACGAGACCTTCAAGCTGGCGGAGCAGCTGGCCAACATCGCCATGCGTCAGCTGCTGGACAACAAAGGCTTTGAGCAGGACCGCTCGCTGCCCAAGCTCAAGAAGTCCCCGACGAAGGTGTCGGCGCTCAAGAG ggattTGGATGCAAGAGCTAAGAGCGAGCGTTACCGGGCGCTCTTCCGTCTGCCCAAAGATGAAAAGctagacggacacacagactGCACTCTGTGGACCCCCTTTAACAAGATGCACATCCTGGGACAGATGTTTGTCTCCACCAACTACATCTGCTTCACCAGCAAGGAGGAGACTCTGTGCAGCCTCATTATCCCACTGCGAGAG GTGACCATCGTGGAGAAGGCGGACAGCTCCAACGTGCTGCCCAGCCCCCTCTCCATCAGCACCAAGAATCGTATGACGTTTCTGTTTGCCAATCTGAAGGACCGAGACTTCCTGGTCCAGCGGATTTCTGACTTCCTGCAGCAGACCACCTCAAAGATCTACCTGGAGCGGGAGCTCACTGGCAGCCTGAACAGCTCCGACGACGAG gtttATTCGCAGCCTGCATCTCTGCTCTCCAGCAGCCCGGAGGGCGAGCGCACGTTCAACCTCAACGACAGCAGCGTTCCCACAGCCACACAAGCCCTCATGACCATGTACCGCCGCCGCTCTCCCGAGGAGTTCAATCCCAAGCTG GCAAAAGAGTTCCTGAAGGAGCAGGCGTGGAAGAACCACTTTGCAGAGTACGGGCAGGGAGTGTGCATGTACCGCACGGAGAAGACCAGGGACCTGGTCCTGAAGGGAATTCCTGAGAGCATGCGAGGAGACCTCTGGCTGCTCTTCTCTG ggGCGATCAACGAGATGGCCACCCACCCCGGATACTACGAAGACCTGGTGGAGAAGTCGATGGGCAAATACAACCTGGCTACGGAGGAGATTGAGCGGGACCTGCACCGCTCCCTCCCCGAGCACCCGGCCTTTCAGAACGAGATGGGGATCGCCGCCCTGCGCCGCGTCCTCACGGCCTACGCGTTCAGAAACCCCAACATTGGGTACTGTCAG GCTATGAACATCGTGACGTCAGTGTTGCTGCTCTAcgccaaagaggaggaggccttTTGGCTGCTCGTGGCGCTCTGTGAGCGGATGCTGCCCGACTACTACAACACCCGGGTCgtgg GTGCCCTGGTGGACCAGGGGGTGTTCGAGGAGCTCGCCCGCGAGTACGTGCCTCAGCTGTACGACTGCATGCAGGACCTCGGGGTCatctccaccatctccctctcctGGTTCCTCACCCTCTTCCTGTCCGTCATGCCGTTCGAGAGcgccgtggtggtggtggactGCTTCTTCTACGACGGCATCAAGGTCATCTTTCAGCTGGCGCTCTCGGTGCTCCACGCCAACATCCACCAGCTGCTGGGCTGCAAGGATGACGGAGAGGCCATGACGGTGCTGGGCAG ATACTTGGACAGTGTCACCAATAAGGACAgcaccctccctcccatcccccaCCTGCACTCATTGCTGACGGACAACGGGGAACCGCATCCAGAGGTCGACATCTTTAAACTAGTCCACAGCTCCTACGAG AAATTTGGTTCAATCCGCGCAGATGTAATCAAACAGATGCGTTTCAAACAGAGACTGAGGGTCATCCAAACGATTGAAGATACAACTAAACGCAATGTG GTAAGGACTATTGTAACAGAGACGGCCTTCAGCATcgacgagctggaggagctctATGTTCTCTTCAAG gcGGAGCACCTGACCAGCTGTTACTGGGGCGGCAGCAGCAACCCGACTGAGCGCCACGACCCCAGCCTGCCCTACCTGGAGCAGTACCGCATCGACGTGGAGCAATTCAAAGGCCTGTTCAACCTGCTGTTCCCCTGGGCCAACGGCGCCCACTCGGACCCCCTGGCTCTGCGCTTCTTCCGTCTCCTCGACCAGAACGGAGATGCCCTCATCAACTTTCGGGAGTTCATCAATGGCCTgg GGGTTCTGTGTCACGGGGACCACATGGAGAAGCTGAAGCTGCTCTACAAGATTCATGTGATacctg AAATGAGGCACGAGCCGGAGGAACCGGACTCGGCCTTTGAAGCCACACAGTACTTCTTTGAAGACGTCACTCCAGAAACGTCCCTCG GTCATGACTCAAAGTGCAGAAGTGAGCGGGATGATGGCTTTGTCAGAGTTACATTTAAGACTGAAAAAG TGAAGAAACTGAACACTCCTGAATATCAACAATACCTGAAACTGTGGAATCAGGAGACAAAACCTAACCTGGAAAACGCAAAAGAACTCCCGAGGCTGAATCAG AGCCAGTTTATAGAGCTTTGCAAGACCCTCTACAGCATGTTCAGCGAGGACGCTGCAGAACAGGAGCTCTATCACGCCACGGCCACGGTCACCAGTCTGCTGCTGGAAATGGGAGAAGTGGGGAAGCTGTTCTCGTCCTGCGACGACGCGGAGGAGAAATCGGGGGCGAGCACGTGCGCGAAAGCCGCCGCGGACTCCCGAACCCGCCAGGAGGCGCCGCCCGGTGGTCCGGGAGACGAGCAGAGCCCCCCcgaggaggacggagggagggagccgccgccgcccatGCAAGACGTCAAGCTGGAGGACTCGTCTCCCAAAGACGCCGGCGCCTCGTCCGCCATGCTCATCTCGGACGATGACACCTCGATGTCGTCGTACTCGGTGCTCAGCGCGGGCTCCCACGAGCTGGACGAGAAGCTGCAGTGCGAGGACATAGCGGACGACACGGTGCTGGTGCGCGGCGAAGGCGAAGGGAGCGGCCGGCCCGCCGCCAGAGGGCTTCCTCCCAGCACGAGCATCGACAAAGACTGGGCCATCACGTTCGAGCAGTTTCTGGCCTCCGTGCTCACCGAGCGAGCCCTGGTGCATTATTTCGAGAAGCCGGTggaggtggcggctcggataaCCAACGCCAAGAATGTCCGTAAAGTCGGGTGCCCGCCGCTCTCCACGAGTGACTATGAGATCTCGCTGTCCGGCTGA